A window from Ignavibacteriota bacterium encodes these proteins:
- a CDS encoding nodulation protein NfeD — protein MKRILFILFVMSLFTIQNHAQKKVYVAEIDGMIDLGLAPFVKRVVDEAEKNSASAIIFKINTFGGRVDAATQIKDAILNSKVQTIAFIDKRAISAGALISLSCEKIIMVEGASIGATTVVDEGGTKQSEKAQSYMRAEMRSTAEKTGRRTDIAEGMVDERVVVQELNDDSTKLITLTSEEALKFGIADSVLNEMDDVLESMNLENAEVINLKSNWAEDFIRFLNNPIITSILLMIALVGLFTEIKTPGWGLPGTAALIALALFFGSGYILELASIIEIIIFVIGLVLLLIEIFIIPGFGITGIIGIILMFGSLFFGLISDFPLIDWDIISMAIIQFASTLVLTIIVIFSVLKFLPKSEMWGNLILKKNIEERSGYAAEIEVKNLIGKMGIALTDLRPSGIALIENKRIDVVTSGDYIPKETHVTIISEEGSKVVVEKVQ, from the coding sequence GTGAAGAGAATACTATTTATTCTTTTTGTTATGTCATTATTTACAATTCAAAATCATGCACAAAAAAAAGTTTATGTTGCAGAAATTGATGGAATGATTGATTTAGGTTTAGCTCCGTTTGTAAAAAGAGTAGTGGATGAAGCAGAGAAAAATTCAGCTTCGGCAATTATTTTTAAAATAAATACTTTTGGCGGAAGAGTTGATGCAGCAACACAAATTAAAGATGCAATTTTAAACAGTAAAGTTCAAACAATTGCATTTATTGATAAACGCGCAATTTCTGCTGGTGCGTTAATTTCATTATCTTGCGAAAAAATAATTATGGTTGAAGGAGCCTCAATAGGCGCAACAACTGTTGTTGATGAAGGTGGAACCAAACAATCAGAAAAAGCACAAAGTTATATGCGTGCAGAAATGCGTTCAACTGCTGAAAAGACCGGAAGACGAACAGACATCGCTGAAGGAATGGTTGATGAAAGAGTAGTTGTTCAAGAATTAAACGATGACAGTACAAAATTAATTACGCTCACATCAGAAGAAGCATTAAAATTTGGAATTGCAGACTCCGTTTTGAATGAAATGGATGATGTTTTAGAATCAATGAATCTTGAAAATGCAGAAGTAATAAATTTAAAAAGTAATTGGGCAGAAGATTTTATTAGATTTTTAAATAATCCTATTATAACATCAATTTTATTGATGATTGCTTTAGTAGGATTATTTACTGAAATTAAAACTCCCGGTTGGGGATTACCAGGAACTGCAGCATTAATTGCACTTGCTTTATTTTTCGGTTCCGGCTATATTCTTGAGCTTGCTTCAATAATAGAAATTATAATTTTCGTTATTGGATTAGTTCTATTATTGATAGAAATTTTTATAATTCCTGGATTTGGAATAACAGGAATAATAGGAATTATTTTAATGTTTGGAAGTTTATTCTTTGGTTTAATTTCGGATTTTCCACTTATTGATTGGGATATTATTTCTATGGCAATTATTCAATTTGCTTCAACACTTGTTCTAACAATAATTGTAATTTTTTCAGTTTTAAAATTTTTACCAAAATCGGAAATGTGGGGAAATTTAATTTTGAAAAAAAATATTGAAGAACGTTCCGGATACGCTGCAGAAATTGAAGTAAAAAATTTAATTGGTAAAATGGGAATTGCTTTAACAGATTTACGACCAAGTGGAATTGCTTTAATTGAGAACAAAAGAATTGACGTAGTAACAAGCGGAGATTATATCCCAAAAGAAACTCATGTTACCATAATAAGTGAAGAAGGTTCAAAAGTTGTGGTTGAAAAAGTTCAGTAA
- a CDS encoding PEGA domain-containing protein — MNSIFKTLFFLIFIIVNISCDKKVSVSDPIAYEISNLEFFIQTIPEGASIFVDDKNISQTTPDTVKYLTEGSHKFTLKLDRFLDYTFYAYISDSLIKTYNYNFYEDSTNFGSLKFESYPPNCDIYLNNTLQNFKTPYLLKYQIPDKYKVKYSHQGFASDSTYVFVYPGRETLVNLTLPDTSLWVNFNSDNSLLDDDYIKDVLVDNFNKLWVGTSHNGLYILNGTTWRNINSDNSLLPSNIINRIVKQNQNIWVATYNGLLNINGEIMTVYQTENSELPSNFITDIDFDSKGNVWIGTQSGLVKFNGENWQIYRTSNSSIPGNFITCVEIDRSNNIWVGTNAFSTGKMDNSGNWQIFKSDSSKVGDSVNDIFIDSENNTWVGLSAILNEGKPGGIYKIFDNEMVEIDFSLSNKHTNIFFQDINSTIWIGTKSGLLFLRSDSDFTLYNTNNSGIMNNDISGITKDLNGNIWIGTNGNGIIKFKKQ; from the coding sequence TTGAATAGTATTTTCAAAACTTTATTTTTTTTAATCTTTATAATAGTAAATATTTCATGTGATAAAAAAGTATCCGTTAGTGATCCTATTGCTTATGAAATTTCAAATTTAGAATTTTTTATTCAAACAATTCCGGAAGGTGCTTCAATATTTGTTGATGATAAAAATATAAGCCAAACAACTCCAGACACAGTTAAATACTTAACTGAAGGTTCCCACAAATTTACACTTAAACTTGATAGATTTCTTGACTATACTTTTTACGCATATATTTCTGATAGTTTAATTAAAACTTACAATTATAATTTTTATGAAGATTCAACAAATTTTGGGTCTTTAAAGTTTGAATCTTACCCGCCAAATTGTGATATATATTTAAATAACACTTTACAAAATTTCAAAACACCATATTTATTAAAATATCAAATACCAGATAAATATAAAGTAAAGTATTCTCATCAAGGTTTTGCATCGGATAGTACATATGTCTTCGTATATCCGGGTAGAGAAACTCTTGTTAATTTAACACTTCCGGATACTTCTTTATGGGTTAATTTCAATTCAGATAATTCTCTTTTAGATGATGATTACATTAAAGATGTTTTAGTTGATAATTTTAACAAACTCTGGGTCGGAACATCTCATAATGGTTTATATATATTAAATGGAACAACATGGAGAAATATAAATTCCGATAACTCTTTACTTCCATCAAATATTATAAATAGAATTGTTAAACAAAATCAAAATATTTGGGTTGCAACTTATAATGGGTTACTTAATATAAATGGTGAAATTATGACTGTTTATCAAACAGAAAATTCTGAACTACCAAGTAACTTCATTACTGATATTGATTTTGATTCAAAAGGAAATGTTTGGATAGGAACACAAAGTGGCTTAGTTAAATTTAATGGTGAAAATTGGCAAATTTACAGAACTAGTAATTCTTCAATTCCTGGGAATTTTATAACTTGTGTTGAAATTGATAGAAGCAATAATATTTGGGTAGGTACAAATGCATTTAGTACTGGCAAAATGGATAACTCCGGAAATTGGCAAATTTTCAAATCAGACTCTAGTAAAGTTGGTGATAGTGTAAACGACATTTTTATTGATTCCGAAAATAATACTTGGGTTGGACTCTCAGCAATATTAAATGAAGGTAAACCCGGTGGAATATATAAAATTTTTGATAATGAAATGGTTGAAATTGATTTTTCATTATCAAATAAACACACAAATATTTTTTTTCAAGATATAAATAGTACAATATGGATTGGTACAAAATCCGGTTTACTTTTTTTAAGATCAGATTCTGATTTTACTCTTTATAATACTAATAATTCTGGAATAATGAATAATGATATTTCCGGTATAACAAAAGATTTAAATGGTAATATTTGGATCGGAACGAACGGGAACGGTATAATAAAATTTAAGAAACAATAA
- a CDS encoding NADH-quinone oxidoreductase subunit B, which produces MSFLDQEFTDNNIVITKSEDLLNWARLSSIWQLSFGLACCAIEMMATSASHYDFDRFGVIPRPSPRQADVILISGTVTLKMATRIKRLYEQMPDPKYIISMGSCANCGGPYWEHGYHVLKGIDRVIPVDVYVPGCPPRPEALLEGLLKLQEKIRNERLRKTA; this is translated from the coding sequence ATGAGTTTTTTAGACCAAGAATTTACTGATAATAATATTGTAATTACAAAATCTGAAGATTTGTTAAATTGGGCAAGACTTTCATCAATTTGGCAATTGAGTTTTGGTTTAGCATGCTGCGCAATTGAAATGATGGCAACTTCAGCTTCTCACTACGATTTTGATAGATTCGGTGTAATTCCAAGACCTTCACCAAGACAAGCTGATGTTATTTTAATTTCCGGAACCGTTACATTAAAAATGGCAACAAGAATTAAAAGATTATATGAACAAATGCCAGATCCAAAATATATCATTTCTATGGGAAGTTGTGCAAATTGTGGCGGACCCTATTGGGAACATGGCTATCACGTTTTAAAAGGAATAGATAGAGTAATCCCCGTTGATGTTTATGTACCCGGCTGCCCTCCACGACCAGAAGCTTTATTAGAAGGATTATTAAAATTACAAGAGAAAATCAGAAACGAAAGATTGAGAAAGACTGCATGA
- the yajC gene encoding preprotein translocase subunit YajC has product MNLLFAMAPQGADGGGSMISTLIMFGAIFAIFYFMIIRPQQKKAKERDALLNSLKKGDKIITGSGIHGTVAGLEDTTVLVDVGNNVKIKMERSAIGQVVASKES; this is encoded by the coding sequence ATGAATTTACTTTTTGCAATGGCTCCGCAAGGCGCAGATGGCGGCGGAAGTATGATTAGTACTTTAATAATGTTTGGTGCAATTTTCGCAATATTTTATTTTATGATTATTAGACCACAACAGAAAAAAGCTAAAGAACGTGATGCGTTATTAAATAGTTTGAAAAAAGGTGATAAAATAATTACCGGAAGTGGAATTCATGGAACTGTTGCTGGATTAGAAGATACAACAGTTTTAGTTGATGTTGGTAATAATGTAAAAATTAAAATGGAACGAAGTGCAATTGGACAAGTTGTAGCTTCCAAAGAAAGCTAA
- the ndk gene encoding nucleoside-diphosphate kinase, whose protein sequence is MSNRTLAILKPDCIEKKLIGQVIQKINEAGFKILAMKMVKLTNDSAGGFYSIHKERPFFNDLLVYMTSGPCVPIALEKENAVADFRKLIGATNPANAEDGTIRKLYAESIEKNIVHGSDSDENAAIEISHFFSRKELLENNGF, encoded by the coding sequence TTGAGCAACAGAACTTTAGCAATTCTTAAACCAGATTGCATTGAAAAAAAATTAATTGGACAAGTAATTCAAAAAATAAATGAAGCCGGATTTAAAATTTTAGCAATGAAAATGGTAAAATTAACAAATGATTCCGCCGGCGGTTTTTATTCAATTCATAAAGAACGACCATTCTTTAATGATTTATTAGTTTATATGACTTCCGGACCTTGCGTTCCAATTGCTTTAGAGAAAGAAAATGCAGTTGCAGATTTTAGAAAATTAATTGGAGCAACAAATCCGGCAAATGCAGAAGACGGAACAATCAGAAAACTTTACGCAGAAAGTATTGAAAAAAATATTGTTCACGGTTCAGATTCCGATGAAAATGCTGCAATAGAAATTTCTCATTTCTTCTCAAGAAAAGAATTGTTAGAAAATAACGGATTTTAA
- a CDS encoding TonB-dependent receptor — protein MISFNKYFYSLLPLLLFSLQINLFSQNIGTIRGQITDINTGEALLYANVLIKELQLGTSTNENGYFIFTSIPPNTNYTILASYVGYENKEIKIVVQANRVTKVDIGLNPTSFELQTVEKVGQQQIETNTTDVGLQVITMKELETMPQGVETDIFRSLQYVPGVKTTGDISSRYYVRGGSADQNLVLLNGSPIYNPFHALGIFSIFDPEIVNSMELYKGGFPAEFGGKVSSVLNIITKDGNRNNFNANGSISFLTGKVLLEGPIPSGSFIISGRKTYSNSIFKKFLNNQDVPIDFYDFSFKVNYSDQEVSEGTKIILHGFSSQDRINRVSELSEDYLWNNNLFGLKWFQVATNSPVFWDMGIALSTYNGEIIPKLSNVKPQLNDVSDVSFKANFNYVFDSRDEALLGFDIKDIKTKLRLENNKGAVSDVVSKGSQIAAYAKYKFLRFDNLGVDLGARLNIAQLSNNKGKTIDPRINLTYTIIPQISIKLAWGQYQQDLITLTKEDQILTLFEPWLITPDYLEPTNSTHYIGGITLRLIENLSFNLEGYYKFTENLPVVNENKIYDLDRDFVEGNSESYGWETMIGYNDEIVNITASYSNSWSYKTVDNWVYYPKYDIRHSFNTGLALNIGAGWLFSAMWIYNSGLPFTQLTGYYDKYYINDIYFNENYFDSTIPYTLLGDKNIARLPDYHRLDLTLSKKISISKLNMSLNVSVLNVYDRKNILYFNRETGERVNMLPFLPTATLKVEL, from the coding sequence TTGATTAGTTTTAACAAATATTTTTATAGTTTATTACCCCTACTATTATTTTCACTGCAAATTAATTTATTTTCGCAAAATATTGGCACAATTAGAGGACAAATTACAGATATAAATACCGGCGAAGCATTGCTTTATGCAAATGTTTTAATAAAAGAATTGCAGCTTGGTACATCAACAAATGAAAATGGGTATTTTATTTTTACTTCAATTCCTCCGAATACAAATTATACAATTCTTGCAAGTTACGTTGGTTACGAAAACAAAGAAATTAAAATAGTTGTTCAAGCAAATAGAGTTACAAAAGTCGATATTGGATTAAACCCAACAAGTTTTGAATTGCAAACAGTTGAAAAAGTTGGGCAGCAGCAAATTGAAACAAATACCACTGATGTCGGTCTTCAAGTAATTACTATGAAAGAACTTGAAACAATGCCGCAAGGTGTTGAAACAGATATTTTCAGATCACTTCAATATGTGCCCGGTGTAAAAACAACCGGCGATATTTCTTCAAGATATTATGTAAGAGGTGGATCAGCTGATCAAAATTTAGTTTTATTAAACGGTTCACCTATTTATAATCCCTTTCATGCACTTGGAATTTTCAGCATTTTCGATCCGGAAATTGTAAACAGTATGGAATTATACAAAGGAGGATTTCCGGCTGAATTCGGTGGTAAAGTTTCATCAGTCCTCAATATAATCACTAAAGACGGAAACAGAAATAATTTTAATGCCAACGGTTCAATTAGTTTTCTTACCGGAAAAGTTTTGCTTGAAGGTCCAATTCCTTCTGGCTCATTTATAATTTCGGGAAGAAAAACTTATTCAAATAGCATTTTTAAAAAATTTCTAAATAACCAAGATGTGCCTATTGATTTTTATGATTTTTCATTCAAGGTAAATTATTCAGATCAAGAAGTTAGTGAAGGTACAAAAATAATTTTACACGGATTCTCAAGTCAAGATAGAATAAATAGAGTAAGTGAACTATCTGAAGATTATCTGTGGAATAATAATTTATTCGGTTTGAAATGGTTCCAAGTAGCTACAAATAGTCCGGTTTTTTGGGATATGGGTATTGCATTAAGTACATATAATGGTGAAATCATTCCAAAACTTAGCAATGTTAAACCACAATTAAATGATGTTAGTGATGTTTCATTTAAGGCAAATTTTAATTACGTGTTCGATAGCCGTGATGAAGCATTATTAGGATTTGATATAAAAGATATTAAAACAAAATTGCGCTTAGAAAATAACAAAGGTGCGGTTTCTGATGTCGTTTCAAAAGGAAGTCAAATTGCCGCATATGCAAAATATAAATTTTTAAGATTTGATAATTTGGGAGTTGATCTTGGTGCAAGATTGAATATTGCGCAATTATCAAATAATAAAGGAAAAACAATTGATCCGCGAATAAACTTAACATATACCATAATTCCGCAAATTTCAATAAAATTAGCTTGGGGACAATACCAGCAAGATTTAATAACTTTAACAAAAGAAGACCAAATTCTGACTTTATTTGAACCTTGGTTAATAACTCCAGATTATTTAGAACCAACAAATTCAACACATTATATTGGTGGAATTACATTAAGATTAATTGAAAATCTATCATTCAATTTGGAAGGATATTATAAGTTTACAGAAAATTTACCAGTTGTTAATGAAAATAAAATATATGATTTGGATAGAGATTTTGTTGAAGGGAATTCCGAATCTTATGGTTGGGAAACTATGATTGGTTATAATGATGAAATTGTAAACATAACTGCGTCGTATTCAAATTCATGGTCGTATAAAACTGTTGATAATTGGGTTTACTATCCAAAGTATGATATAAGGCATAGTTTTAATACAGGCTTAGCTCTAAATATTGGTGCAGGTTGGTTATTTTCAGCAATGTGGATTTATAATTCCGGATTACCATTTACACAATTAACCGGGTACTACGATAAATATTACATCAATGATATTTACTTCAACGAAAATTATTTTGATTCCACAATTCCATACACACTTTTAGGTGATAAAAATATCGCAAGATTACCAGATTATCATCGATTAGATTTAACATTATCAAAAAAAATTAGCATCTCAAAACTAAATATGTCGTTAAATGTTAGTGTTCTAAATGTTTACGATAGAAAAAATATTTTATATTTTAATAGAGAAACCGGAGAACGTGTAAACATGCTTCCGTTTTTACCAACAGCAACATTAAAGGTTGAATTGTGA
- the sucD gene encoding succinate--CoA ligase subunit alpha, which produces MSILLDKKTKVVVQGITGSEGSFHAGQMIEYGTNVVAGVTPGKGGTEHLGLPVFNTVADAVTKTKAEASVIFVPPAFAADAILEAANAGIKLVICITEGIPAKDMVQVYNVIKNKDVRLIGPNCPGIISPGKAKIGIMPGFIHKKGKVGVVSRSGTLTYEAVKQLSDLNIGQSTCVGIGGDPVVGSQFIDIIKLFNEDPNTEGIVMIGEIGGTAEETAAEFIKKNVKKPVVGFIAGQTAPPGRRMGHAGAIISGGKGTASEKMKVMKKAGIHVVESPAEIGITMQNALAMKK; this is translated from the coding sequence ATGAGCATCTTACTTGATAAGAAAACAAAAGTTGTTGTGCAAGGAATTACCGGAAGCGAAGGATCGTTTCACGCCGGACAAATGATTGAATATGGAACAAACGTTGTTGCCGGTGTAACTCCAGGTAAAGGCGGAACCGAACATCTTGGCTTACCGGTTTTTAATACTGTTGCCGATGCAGTTACAAAAACCAAAGCTGAAGCTTCTGTAATATTTGTGCCGCCGGCTTTTGCAGCAGACGCAATTCTTGAAGCCGCCAATGCCGGAATTAAATTAGTTATTTGTATTACTGAAGGAATTCCGGCAAAAGATATGGTTCAAGTTTACAATGTAATAAAAAATAAAGATGTTAGATTAATTGGTCCAAATTGCCCCGGAATAATTTCTCCCGGAAAAGCAAAAATTGGAATTATGCCTGGATTTATTCATAAAAAAGGGAAAGTTGGTGTAGTTTCAAGAAGCGGAACTTTAACTTACGAAGCAGTAAAACAATTAAGTGATTTAAATATCGGTCAATCAACTTGTGTTGGAATTGGCGGTGATCCGGTTGTAGGTTCACAATTTATTGATATTATAAAATTATTTAATGAAGATCCGAATACTGAAGGAATTGTAATGATCGGAGAAATTGGCGGAACTGCTGAAGAAACTGCTGCGGAATTCATTAAGAAAAATGTTAAGAAACCGGTTGTGGGATTTATTGCCGGGCAAACAGCTCCTCCAGGAAGAAGAATGGGACACGCCGGTGCAATAATATCAGGTGGAAAAGGAACAGCTTCAGAAAAAATGAAAGTAATGAAGAAAGCCGGAATTCATGTTGTGGAAAGTCCCGCAGAAATTGGAATTACGATGCAGAATGCATTGGCAATGAAAAAATAA
- the tgt gene encoding tRNA guanosine(34) transglycosylase Tgt — MKFNIVKKDSNSKARAGFFETDHGIIETPRFMPVGTQGTVKAVSQRILSDEIKASIILGNTYHLYLRPGTEILENAGGLHNFMNWKNALLTDSGGFQIFSLVELRKLKSDGVEFKSHLDGSKHFFTPKKVIEIQRIIGSDILMVLDECTPFPCDYDYAKKSCQLTSDWAILNKEAFENSNPKYGHKQFLFGIVQGSVYQDLREKSANDLVNINFDGYAIGGLAVGEPAKQMYEITNFTTDFLPENKPRYLMGVGRPENILESIERGIDMFDCVMPTRNARNAYLFTSQGILSMRNASYKNDFTTIDSECECYTCKNFSKAYLRHLFISKEILALELASIHNLTFYLNLTNTAREKIIDGTFLKWKEKIISKLTTNINSNLED, encoded by the coding sequence ATGAAATTTAATATTGTTAAGAAAGATTCAAATTCAAAAGCCCGCGCCGGATTTTTTGAAACTGATCATGGTATTATTGAAACTCCACGATTTATGCCGGTTGGAACTCAAGGAACTGTAAAAGCAGTCTCGCAAAGAATTTTAAGTGACGAAATAAAAGCTTCAATAATATTAGGAAATACATATCATCTTTATTTAAGACCCGGAACTGAAATTCTGGAAAATGCAGGTGGACTTCATAATTTTATGAATTGGAAAAACGCTTTGTTAACTGATAGCGGGGGATTTCAAATTTTCAGTTTAGTAGAATTGCGAAAATTAAAAAGTGATGGAGTTGAGTTCAAATCTCATCTGGATGGATCAAAACATTTTTTCACTCCTAAAAAAGTTATTGAAATTCAGAGAATAATTGGTTCCGATATTTTGATGGTTTTGGATGAATGCACTCCATTTCCTTGCGATTATGATTATGCAAAAAAATCTTGCCAGCTAACTTCTGATTGGGCAATTTTAAATAAAGAAGCTTTTGAAAATTCAAATCCCAAATATGGTCATAAACAATTTTTATTCGGAATTGTTCAAGGAAGTGTTTATCAAGATTTGCGTGAAAAATCTGCCAATGATTTAGTGAATATAAATTTTGATGGCTATGCTATAGGTGGATTAGCCGTTGGTGAGCCGGCGAAACAAATGTATGAAATCACAAATTTTACAACTGATTTTTTACCCGAAAACAAACCAAGATATTTAATGGGAGTTGGGCGACCGGAAAATATTCTTGAATCTATTGAGCGTGGTATTGATATGTTTGACTGCGTAATGCCAACAAGAAATGCACGGAACGCATATCTTTTTACAAGCCAAGGAATATTAAGTATGCGTAATGCATCCTACAAAAATGATTTTACAACAATCGATTCTGAGTGTGAATGTTATACATGCAAAAATTTTTCTAAAGCATATTTACGACATTTGTTTATTTCGAAAGAAATTCTTGCTTTGGAACTTGCTTCAATTCACAACTTAACTTTTTATTTAAATTTAACAAATACAGCAAGAGAAAAAATTATAGACGGAACTTTTTTAAAGTGGAAAGAAAAAATAATTAGTAAATTAACAACAAATATAAATTCTAATTTGGAGGATTAA
- a CDS encoding NADH-quinone oxidoreductase subunit A gives MLTEFGKVFVFLILAGAFVGIAIFAAMLIRPKRPSFEKSQIYECGENPQGSPWVKFNIRFYVVALIFLIFDVEIVLLFPWALTYKEFGFVGFLVGAIFLLILFLGMAYEWRKGDLEWARPKIEKLELSKLLEKKVQNHSTIES, from the coding sequence ATGCTAACTGAATTTGGTAAAGTTTTTGTCTTTTTAATATTAGCTGGTGCATTTGTTGGTATTGCAATTTTTGCTGCAATGTTAATCCGTCCCAAAAGACCTTCATTTGAAAAAAGTCAAATTTACGAATGCGGTGAAAATCCGCAAGGCTCACCTTGGGTAAAATTTAATATTCGTTTTTATGTTGTTGCTCTCATATTTTTAATTTTTGATGTTGAAATTGTTCTACTATTCCCATGGGCATTAACTTATAAAGAATTTGGGTTTGTTGGATTTTTGGTTGGCGCAATATTTTTACTCATTTTATTTTTGGGTATGGCTTATGAATGGCGAAAAGGTGATTTGGAATGGGCACGACCAAAAATTGAAAAACTTGAACTAAGTAAATTATTAGAAAAGAAAGTACAAAATCATTCTACTATAGAAAGTTAA
- a CDS encoding DUF1343 domain-containing protein — MAIGKKIFYLIFFSFIVINFSCKEKIENKIEVFTGADVLVSGNLNLIENKNLGIITNHTAILKSGIHLVDTLSKLNNINIVCLFGPEHGIRGNASDGTIINDSVDSKTGIQIRSLYGNIRKPTKEYLKNIDVLIFDIQDVGARFYTYISTMYYAIQAASENNILIIILDRPNPINGINVNGPMLDSNFTSFVGITELPIQHGMTIGELANYFNQPKILKTKIPAELKIIKMKNWKREFYFDDCNLKWINPSPNIPILETAIVYPGLCLIEGINISEGRGTYSPFTLIGSPYINSENVIYEMNKYNSAGVKLKDSNFTPIEIPNMASNPKYKNEKCNGILIKVTNRNIFNPIEFSVKLIHTFHKLYPENFSFRENSIDRLWGSDNFRKNILAGKSPDEIIELYQSKLNEFKKIRKQYLLY; from the coding sequence ATGGCAATTGGCAAAAAAATATTTTATCTAATTTTTTTCAGTTTTATTGTTATCAACTTTTCATGCAAAGAAAAAATTGAAAACAAAATTGAAGTTTTTACCGGCGCTGATGTTTTGGTTTCCGGGAATTTAAATTTAATTGAAAATAAAAATCTCGGAATAATTACAAATCATACTGCAATTTTAAAAAGTGGAATTCATCTTGTTGATACTTTATCAAAATTAAATAACATAAATATTGTTTGCTTATTTGGACCAGAACACGGCATTCGCGGAAATGCTTCAGATGGAACAATTATAAATGATAGTGTTGATTCAAAAACCGGAATTCAAATTCGTTCACTTTACGGAAATATTCGAAAACCTACAAAAGAATATTTGAAAAATATTGATGTTTTGATTTTTGATATTCAAGATGTAGGCGCAAGATTTTACACATATATTTCAACAATGTATTATGCAATTCAAGCCGCTTCAGAAAATAATATTCTTATAATAATTTTGGATAGACCAAACCCGATAAATGGAATAAATGTAAATGGACCAATGCTGGATTCAAATTTTACATCTTTTGTTGGAATTACGGAATTACCAATTCAGCATGGAATGACAATTGGTGAATTGGCAAATTATTTTAATCAGCCAAAAATTTTAAAGACAAAAATTCCGGCAGAATTAAAAATCATAAAAATGAAAAATTGGAAACGTGAATTTTATTTTGATGATTGCAATTTAAAATGGATAAATCCAAGTCCGAATATTCCAATTTTAGAAACGGCAATTGTTTATCCCGGATTGTGTTTAATTGAAGGAATTAATATTTCAGAAGGACGCGGAACTTATTCCCCATTTACACTAATTGGTAGTCCGTATATAAATTCAGAAAATGTAATTTATGAAATGAATAAATATAATTCGGCTGGAGTAAAATTAAAAGATTCAAATTTTACGCCGATTGAAATTCCCAACATGGCTTCTAATCCAAAATATAAAAATGAAAAGTGTAACGGAATTTTAATAAAAGTTACAAACAGAAATATATTCAATCCGATTGAATTTTCTGTAAAATTGATTCATACATTTCATAAATTGTATCCGGAAAATTTTTCTTTTAGGGAAAATTCAATTGATAGACTTTGGGGTAGTGATAATTTTAGAAAAAACATTCTTGCCGGAAAATCTCCGGATGAAATTATTGAGTTATATCAATCAAAATTAAATGAGTTTAAAAAAATTAGAAAACAATATTTATTGTATTAG
- a CDS encoding NUDIX hydrolase produces MSLKKWMKLSEKVLFTNKHWTYKLDQFEIEGVTRSEYHYVHSPGSTMVIPKLSNSKILLTNQFRYLNQKESLEFPCGSIDGNLSKEENALKELREETGFTGNLKFIGEFSPYTGVSNEMCSVFIATDLIKSPLPDDLTEEFELMEISIEDFENKISQNIIWDGLTLSAWQLAKKYFI; encoded by the coding sequence ATGAGTCTGAAAAAATGGATGAAACTTTCCGAAAAAGTTTTATTCACAAACAAACATTGGACTTACAAATTAGATCAATTTGAAATTGAAGGAGTTACAAGGAGTGAATATCATTATGTTCACTCCCCCGGCTCCACAATGGTTATTCCAAAATTAAGCAATTCAAAAATTCTGCTCACAAATCAATTCAGATATTTAAATCAAAAAGAAAGTTTAGAATTTCCTTGCGGTTCAATTGATGGTAATTTATCAAAAGAAGAGAATGCGTTAAAAGAATTAAGAGAGGAAACCGGATTTACCGGAAATCTAAAATTCATTGGAGAGTTTTCTCCATACACCGGAGTTTCAAATGAAATGTGTTCCGTTTTTATTGCAACGGATTTAATAAAATCTCCTCTTCCCGATGATTTGACGGAAGAATTTGAACTTATGGAAATTTCGATTGAAGATTTTGAAAATAAAATTTCGCAAAATATAATTTGGGATGGGTTAACTTTATCAGCATGGCAATTGGCAAAAAAATATTTTATCTAA